The following are from one region of the Vitis riparia cultivar Riparia Gloire de Montpellier isolate 1030 chromosome 14, EGFV_Vit.rip_1.0, whole genome shotgun sequence genome:
- the LOC117929768 gene encoding probable transcription factor At5g28040 produces the protein MDSTPTPPQPQLPTPHFSLKASARKLPIKRKTPHPSSSTPSPNSNPNPNLIPKTESTADDDPDDSGNTKTPPFKFHRIWTEPDEIRFLRGLLDCSSEDLSFPRDLHIFYARFSQTMSQPYSKSQLSEKLRRLRKKFRVISARLARGLHPAQLSPHDRALFDLSKRLWHPDYSSASPFNNNLSNICGKKSKSTLVGVKVSFSPTLPLNSASHQTHLSNWNEDYILDSTDDGDDNGDNAKVDKVDGIVEVDVVNLESPNFGTQEKESGDTGGIGGLAAKTVIDVFDQSLKEVSMVLVRRGILCPDSMSAPGNAMDFENKWRQQRVAELDVFTRRLRLVLQNSLGQRWV, from the coding sequence CGCACTTCTCTCTCAAAGCCTCTGCTCGCAAACTCCCCATCAAACGCAAAACCCCTCACCCCTCCTCCTCCACTCCTAGCCCTAActctaaccctaaccctaatctCATCCCCAAAACAGAATCCACCGCAGACGACGACCCCGACGACTCCGGCAACACCAAGACACCGCCCTTCAAGTTCCACCGTATATGGACGGAGCCCGACGAGATTCGCTTCCTGCGAGGCCTTCTCGATTGTTCCTCCGAAGACCTTTCCTTCCCCAGAGATCTCCACATTTTCTATGCTCGCTTCTCCCAGACTATGTCCCAGCCCTACTCCAAATCTCAGCTCTCCGAGAAGCTTCGCCGCCTGCGCAAGAAGTTCCGGGTCATCTCGGCCCGCCTCGCCCGCGGCCTCCACCCGGCGCAGCTCTCACCTCACGATCGCGCGTTATTTGACCTCTCGAAGAGGCTGTGGCACCCTGACTACTCTTCTGCCTCTCCGTTTAATAACAATTTGAGTAACATTTGTGGCAAAAAGAGTAAATCTACATTGGTTGGGGTGAAGGTTAGCTTTTCACCTACATTGCCATTGAATTCGGCTTCTCATCAAACTCATCTTTCCAATTGGAATGAGGATTACATCTTGGATTCCactgatgatggtgatgataaTGGTGATAATGCTAAAGTTGATAAGGTTGATGGCATTGTTGAGGTGGATGTTGTGAATTTGGAGTCTCCAAATTTTGGCACGCAAGAAAAGGAATCAGGTGACACTGGTGGGATTGGTGGGCTTGCTGCCAAAACTGTTATCGATGTGTTTGATCAGTCTCTTAAAGAGGTCAGTATGGTCCTTGTTCGCCGAGGGATCCTTTGTCCAGATAGTATGTCAGCTCCGGGAAATGCTATGGATTTTGAAAACAAGTGGCGGCAACAACGGGTGGCAGAGCTGGATGTGTTCACTCGTCGATTGAGGTTGGTTCTTCAGAACTCTCTTGGACAGCGGTGGGTATGA